The sequence below is a genomic window from Ipomoea triloba cultivar NCNSP0323 chromosome 10, ASM357664v1.
tattatttaataggTAATGGGGCAACAACTAAAAAACAAGTTTCATAAATATTGGGGGGACCCAGAAAAATGaactttgtcattttttttttgccaatatTCTGGACCCCAGAGATAAGGAGGAATACATACCTTATTAGTTTGGCCAGCTATATGGAGAAGATAAAGGTAGGCAAAGCTTGTTTTGCCAAGGTCCAAGCTGCAATGGCTTGGTTGTAATGATTATGCAACTACATATTCTGTTAGCTCAACTCCCTCTGAATCCTCTACTCAATCTGTCCAATCTGAGGCTACAACAATTGGTAGACCTCAGTCAAGGTTGAAGAgtcaactgaaaaaaaaaagaagaaaaagatggaGGGTGGTGGTGGAAGCAGTAAGCAGACAAAGCTGCAAGTGTACTTGAGTGAAAGTATTGTAGAGGATGATGAATCTGCCACTTTTGATGTTTTAAAGTGGTGGAAAGGCAATAGTTAGAGATTTCCTATTCTCTCCAAAATGGCTAGAGATGTGCTTGCAGTTCTTATTTCCAAAGTTGCATCTGAAAGTGCATTTAGTACAAGTGGAATGGTGCTTGATGCATTTAGGAGTTCCTTGACTCCTAAAATAGTGGAAACCCTACTTTGTACACAAGATTGGTTGAGGTTACCAAATCAACCAATCACAGTTGAGGAGAACTTAGATGATGTTGAAAGGTTAGCAAAAGGTAActctttattacttttttttataagttttttattctttattttcttataaatatttGCTTAACCTTGTTCTTATTCTATTTTGCAGAGTTGCCCACTGGAGGAGCTGCATCTACTATACCATCAATGTTGGCATCAATCCCTGTAATGTATTTATTTCCTGTATGTTTATGTTATATACTACTCTGTTATGTTGTTTACTGTTGCATATTGGGTCTGCTATTAATAAGGTTTTTAACCTCTAAGTGGCTGGGCAACTTTCTAAGTTTATATTGTTCAAATGTTGCTGCCCTTAGTTGAGTTTAGCCCAACTGATGTTCAATACTCTCATTTCTGGAATTCTGGTAAGAGAGAACTTACTTTTAATGCATTATTTTGTTCAGTAAGTTATTAATGTTTGTTTTATTGGCTGGCTATGATGATACTTCCACCTTTGTCTGAATAAATGAAATGGAGTTGGCATGTTACTCATGTGCTTGTATAACACATTGTGAGCAATTTCCCCCCATCCTTACTTGATCTGGAAAAATGCAATCTGAGCTTATTAGCCTTATGGCTACAGACTAATATTTGTTAGTTGTTACTTAGCTGTTTAGTTAATCAATTTAATGTTGTCTAATGTTGTTTTAAGCTTTGGTATTAACAGGAAGAAGAGTATAATGATAGGAGTGATAGCTGCTCAATGTTGATGATTTGCTGAAACATGACAGTTTACCATTTTTGCTAATTGCTTAGAACTTTAGAAGTTAGATGTAATTTGTAAGTTCTAAGTTGtaatttgtatgtatttaaGTTCTAAGTTGTAAATAAGTAGTTAAGCTTAGAACTTAGAAGTTAGATGAGGCTGAAAGTGAATAGCctattaagagttaatttcatttttcgttctaaatttataggtgacagtccactattagtcattttttatcagaatattcacatttggtcctactattactgtggcatgaccattttttgtcttttgtcaacaaaatcgttgaaatgtcattaaatacaatgacatttcgatcatttttatacaaaaatgaGTTGACattgctatatttttatgtttatttttgaaaaaaaaattgtaattgaagaccgaaatgtgtTTCTTTTTAACGGCATtacaactattttgttgatagatgactaaaaatggtcatgtcacaataatactaggactaaatgtagatgttctgataaaaaaagactaaaactaGATTGTCAcgtataaatctaggacaacaataaaattaactcaCGTGATTAATGTCCATATCGATTTGAAACCTACCCATTAcattacataaaaatatatagaaataatttctttttactCCAATAATCCCTCATCAATTAAGAAATCTTAAATTTAGAGTCCAAATTAACATTGGTTAGGTTGCATAGCAATTCGCTAAAACTCCTGCAAACCCTCGATCAGCTGGTAGGAAGGAATTTAGGATACGATGGGCGATTCGGAGAAGACGGCGgcacctcttcttcttcttcttcttcttcccagagACATTCTCGTCGAGATCCTCACCAAGTTCCCTGCTAAATCGCTAGTACAATTCAGGTGCATATCTAAATTCTTTTGCGCTCTCATAGACGGGCATGGCTTTGGCGTTGTGCATCGCAGCTTGTCCTTGACACTTCCCAGTAGGGCGGGCATCCTCATCGCTATCACACCTCGAAAGCTCTTCTCCGCCCGTTCCTCCCCTGCGTATTACACCTTAAATTTCGGCGAAGAAAATCCCCGGCGGCCGGGAATGCTCCAAGCCAACCGTCTCGCCTACTTGGACAACGCTGAATCCTTTGTGAAAGGCTCTCTACGCTCCTCCTCCGACGGCCTGATTTGTGTATACAGACCCAATGAAGGCGTTGTTGTTTGCAACGTTAGTACGGGACAACTTATTTTCCTTCCCACAATGCAATCCCACTCCCCCTATCTATTTTCATCCTGTGCACTGTTGGGATTCGATTCACTGTCTAAAAGATATAAGGTTTTGATGATTGACAGCTTCGAGTATAAGCATTGGGTTTTTACTGTGGGAGTAGATAAATCATGGAGGGAGATCAACTACTCCTGTTCCCACCCCTTTTACCCCTTTGATGCCTATGCCTGCCCTAGCTACTCCGATACTAGTGTTCACATTGACGGCGTTATCTATTCTTTTAATTGGCTCACTAAAGATGACCCTCCTAACTTCCACATAGTAGCATTTGAAGTTGGCTCTGAGAGGTATTCTTTGATACCATTTCCAGTTGaaatttcatcatcatcatcacagtATCAATGTGCTATCTTTGCTCTCGGAAATTTTGCATTGCTACAAGTTGATGGAGGTCGGTTGGCTATCGTTTATGTTCACAAAATAGGCCACCTATTCTACATGGATGTTTGGACTTAGGAGAAATCTAAGGGATGCAGCTGGGAGAAGATTACTACGGTCATTCCATTCCATTTGATAGTAGAACAATCAATGCAATCAATAGAGCACCTGCCCTATACTACAAATCATGCTGGGGATATTGTGTTGTTATGTACAAATACTAaacaattttccattttggtTTGTAACTTGAAAAGTAGAGTTTGGAGAAAATTTAATGTAGGTGGAGTTAAGGAATTTCCAATTTGTTACCCTACGGATGTTAGAATGTACAAGACTATGGACAATGTGTTTTCCATTGAGTAGTTTGATTTTGAATGTATGTTTGAATTATGAGAGAAGTTTAGGGTTGACAAGCGGGATCGGAAATTTACAGCAAGTTTTGTTGATGAGAGGGCTTTACTTGGTGAAAGACTAAATGTTGAACTACTtgttaatttcattaatttgagAGTATTTCCTTTTTATGTATTAGTTGATAACTTTGAGAATGTTTCCtagctttttaattttcagtaatcaaaattatataaatgtcaatataattttaaattttaaatatgaatctGATTAGTACAAGCACACGTACTACCAATATCTAACTTTGGAAGGTGAAGACTCCCTTCAAATGCAAAAGATAGGGCGGGCGTTTATTTAAACTGGAATTCTGTAAGTATAGTACGCAAGGAAGGAGCTATATGAAAGGAAGATAAAGGGTGGCACATTGGGTTATCATCCATCTTTTTTATGTAGTCGGACTAGGCCTATCTATCCGCCAACTCAACCAGTTCTGATGAGAATTGACTCAATTTTGGGATGTGAAGTGAAATCAGCTGCTCAAAGTGTGTTTGCTTTGGTTATACATTCCATTCCAACCTAAAATGTGTGTCTCAGCCTAGCCTGGGTTGGTTGGTTGGTTTACTAAGTACTTACAACATTGATTGATATAATAAAAGCATATATACACCAGTACACCACCCAGGGCAGGGGAGTggggatgatgatgatttgatTTACTTCCAAATTATTCCTGCCAATTTGAATAACATTCTGTTTGTTAGATTCTTATAATAAACTATGCCACATACATACCTATTAGTATTAGGTAAACATTACCATACCTTTTGGGCCATAAGAATTTCCACTGCAACATTTAAATCTCCATCTGCAGCTGCCACTGCAACTTCAACTTGTGTCTGAAAACAATACATTCATTCACACACCATAGCCCCACCCACTTaaaccaaaatttatttattatttgaaaccAGCAAACACAACAAGGC
It includes:
- the LOC116032518 gene encoding putative F-box protein At3g52320; the protein is MGDSEKTAAPLLLLLLLPRDILVEILTKFPAKSLVQFRCISKFFCALIDGHGFGVVHRSLSLTLPSRAGILIAITPRKLFSARSSPAYYTLNFGEENPRRPGMLQANRLAYLDNAESFVKGSLRSSSDGLICVYRPNEGVVVCNVSTGQLIFLPTMQSHSPYLFSSCALLGFDSLSKRYKVLMIDSFEYKHWVFTVGVDKSWREINYSCSHPFYPFDAYACPSYSDTSVHIDGVIYSFNWLTKDDPPNFHIVAFEVGSERYSLIPFPVEISSSSSQYQCAIFALGNFALLQVDGGRLAIVYVHKIGHLFYMDVWT